The Rhinolophus ferrumequinum isolate MPI-CBG mRhiFer1 chromosome 4, mRhiFer1_v1.p, whole genome shotgun sequence genome has a window encoding:
- the CNOT7 gene encoding CCR4-NOT transcription complex subunit 7 isoform X2 yields the protein MPAATVDHSQRICEVWACNLDEEMKKIRQVIRKYNYVAMDTEFPGVVARPIGEFRSNADYQYQLLRCNVDLLKIIQLGLTFMNEQGEYPPGTSTWQFNFKFNLTGYDFGYLIKILTNSNLPEEELDFFEILRLFFPVIYDVKYLMKSCKNLKGGLQEVAEQLELERIGPQHQAGSDSLLTGMAFFKMREMFFEDHIDDAKYCGHLYGLGSGSSYVQNGTGNAYEEEANKQS from the exons ATGCCAGCAGCAACTGTAGATCATAGCCAAAGAATTTGTGAAGTTTGGGCTTGCAACCTGGatgaagagatgaagaaaatacgTCAAGTTATCCGAAAATACAATTACGTTGCTATG GACACCGAGTTTCCAGGTGTGGTTGCAAGACCTATTGGAGAATTCAGGAGCAATGCTGACTATCAGTACCAACTATTGCGGTGTAATGTGGACTTGTTAAAGATAATTCAGCTAGGACTGACATTTATGAATGAGCAAGGAGAATACCCTCCAGGAACTTCAACTTGgcagtttaattttaaatttaatttgac TGGTTATGACTTTGGCTACTTAATCAAAATCCTGACCAACTCTAACTTGCCTGAAGAAGAACTTGATTTCTTTGAGATCCTCCGATTGTTTTTTCCTGTCATTTATGATGTGAAGTACCTCATGAAGAGCTGCAAAAATCTCAAA GGTGGTTTACAGGAAGTTGCTGAACAGTTAGAGCTGGAACGGATAGGACCACAACATCAGGCAGGATCTGATTCATTGCTTACAGGAATGGCCTTTTTCAAAATGAGAGAA ATGTTCTTTGAAGATCATATTGATGATGCCAAATATTGTGGTCATTTGTATGGCCTTGGTTCTGGTTCATCCTATGTACAGAATGGCACAGGGAATGCATATGAAGAGGAAGCCAACAAGCAGTCATGA
- the CNOT7 gene encoding CCR4-NOT transcription complex subunit 7 isoform X1 — protein MPAATVDHSQRICEVWACNLDEEMKKIRQVIRKYNYVAMDTEFPGVVARPIGEFRSNADYQYQLLRCNVDLLKIIQLGLTFMNEQGEYPPGTSTWQFNFKFNLTEDMYAQDSIELLTTSGIQFKKHEEEGIETQYFAELLMTSGVVLCEGVKWLSFHSGYDFGYLIKILTNSNLPEEELDFFEILRLFFPVIYDVKYLMKSCKNLKGGLQEVAEQLELERIGPQHQAGSDSLLTGMAFFKMREMFFEDHIDDAKYCGHLYGLGSGSSYVQNGTGNAYEEEANKQS, from the exons ATGCCAGCAGCAACTGTAGATCATAGCCAAAGAATTTGTGAAGTTTGGGCTTGCAACCTGGatgaagagatgaagaaaatacgTCAAGTTATCCGAAAATACAATTACGTTGCTATG GACACCGAGTTTCCAGGTGTGGTTGCAAGACCTATTGGAGAATTCAGGAGCAATGCTGACTATCAGTACCAACTATTGCGGTGTAATGTGGACTTGTTAAAGATAATTCAGCTAGGACTGACATTTATGAATGAGCAAGGAGAATACCCTCCAGGAACTTCAACTTGgcagtttaattttaaatttaatttgac GGAGGACATGTATGCCCAGGACTCTATAGAGCTACTAACAACGTCTGGTATCCAGTTTAAAAAACATGAGGAGGAAGGAATTGAGACCCAGTACTTTGCAGAACTTCTTATGACATCAGGAGTGGTCCTTTGTGAAGGGGTCAAGTGGTTATCATTTCATAG TGGTTATGACTTTGGCTACTTAATCAAAATCCTGACCAACTCTAACTTGCCTGAAGAAGAACTTGATTTCTTTGAGATCCTCCGATTGTTTTTTCCTGTCATTTATGATGTGAAGTACCTCATGAAGAGCTGCAAAAATCTCAAA GGTGGTTTACAGGAAGTTGCTGAACAGTTAGAGCTGGAACGGATAGGACCACAACATCAGGCAGGATCTGATTCATTGCTTACAGGAATGGCCTTTTTCAAAATGAGAGAA ATGTTCTTTGAAGATCATATTGATGATGCCAAATATTGTGGTCATTTGTATGGCCTTGGTTCTGGTTCATCCTATGTACAGAATGGCACAGGGAATGCATATGAAGAGGAAGCCAACAAGCAGTCATGA